In the Nitrosopumilus cobalaminigenes genome, GATGAAAATGTCGAGATAAATGTCCAATTTTCAGTCGAAGGTGACCTTAGAAATGCCTTCAATGAGGCTAATTGGACCAAAGCCTACAACAACAATGATGTTTCATTCAAATTGAAATTTGGTATTAAATTAACTACTGGCGGATTAAGAAAGAAGGAATTGGGAAGGACAATTGATACTTATCGAAAGGCATCAATTTTTTGGACAAGAAATCCTAAACTAGTCAATCCAATGAAAGATAGACGAATTTGGGTACAGGTAGCCAAAAACTTTGAGCCATTTATCAGACTATCAGAGGAAGAAGTTAGACAGGAATTATTTGATTTTAATGAAAAATTTGTCTTCAAAGCATCCGATTTAGGAAAAGGAACTCATAAGATAAGTGCAGAAGCTTTTGCTTCTTGGCAAAAACACGATTTTACAGAAACTGGGAGTATCAAAAATAGCTCAAGTGATTTTGAGATCACAATCAATTAGGGATATAAGGAACTTTTTTGGTGAATTAATATGGCAAAATACGATGGTCTGCTAGGACAACCACTTCTTGAAATAGAAGATCCTGATAAAGAAGGTGGAATTACTTTCATTATGAAAGATAATAGATTTTTGTTCATTAAAGTAGCAGATGGGAAAATTGAGACGGTGTCAATTCCAGAATAGGTGAAAATGAATGATAGATGTTGAAGAATTCAAAATGAAAGAAATTGTAAAAATTGAAGAGTCTGATTCAAATGACGAATTAACAGTAACTTTTACAGATAGTAAAACTATGAAAATCAAAATAGTTGATGGTAAACTAGTTTCAGAGTCTGTTTAAACTAATTTCTTACATGTTTTTCATAAAATCCGATAGCTAATTCTTGTACTTCAGATTGAATTGAACCAGGTCTTTCATCTCGGATTTTTTTAATAGCATTATCTGCAGAAAATTTTTCGTATTTGATAAAATAACATGCAAGAATTGTTCCAGCTCTTCCCATTCCTGCCGCACAGTGAACCATTACTGCTTGTTCATTTTTAATTTGTTCATGAATAAAATCTACTGCAGAATCTATTCTATCCATATCAGGAGCTGTCAAATCAGGAGTTGGTACATGAAGATATCCAATGTGTTTAACCCAATCATCAGGCAATGCTTGCTCAGTCATGGTAACAATTGATTTTACTCCCTGATTCATGAGCCAATCAAATTCATCATAACTAGTTGGAATACCTGAGCCTGCTAATTTTTCTTCAATTAGCCACGAAAAGTTAGTTGGTTTTTTAGCGATTTTTCCATGAACTTTTCTCCAGATATTTCCAGGTTTACTCATGATATGATTAGATTAATTCTGTATTTTTAGTATTGCTAAATGACAATCATGATGCAACTGCACGAACAGGTGAACCTGTAGCATCTTTTAGTTTTAATGGAAGAATTGTAAAGGTAAATCCAATTGATTTGATTTTATTCATGTTTGTCAAATTTTCAACTATCAAAATATTATTTTTTGATAAAATATGATGAACACTAAATGATTCATCTTTTCCAATATCGATACTGGGTGAATCAATTCCAACTAGGTTAATTTTTTTTGAAACAAAATATTTTGCAGCTGATGCATCTAATCCAGGATTTTCGGTGAAATAATTTTGTTTTTTTAGATTTTTTTGCCATCCAGTATAGAAAAACAACGATGAATGATCGGGAATCTCACCATTCTTTTTTTCAAATGATATAATATCAGATTTTGTGATAGATGAATTTCTTGATTTTTTGAGTTTAATGAGAATACCTTTTCCAATTAATCTCTCAAGTGGAATTTGATTAATTTTTGGTCCTTTTTTATCAAAATGATATGGTGCATCAAGGTGTGTACCAGTATGTGAACTCAGAAATAATAATTCTAGATTGTATCCATCTGATTTGATATCTGACCAATCAATGAATTGTGGAGTAGGAGATCCAGGAAAACTTGGTATGGATTCAGATATTGTAAGTGACAAATCTATTGGTTTCACATCAACAGAACGCATTAGTGATTAATCAGTTTTTGAACAATGAAAGGTTAAATACTGTCTGATGAAAAAAACCCTTGTGCCTACAGCATATGTTCTATTGAATTCTGATTTAGGATCAGATGAATCAATTATCAACGAAGTAAAGCAAATTCTTGCTGAAGAAGATATCAAATTTGAGGTTCAAGGTGTATACGGTGTATACGATATTGTCTTGAAATTAACCTCTAATGATGCCGAAAAGCTACGTGCAATCATTACTAACAAAGTTAGAAAAATCAGCAAAGTTCAATCAACACTAACTATGATGGTAATAGAAGAACAAGATAACTTATAGTTTCTTTATTGCATCAATAACTTCAAGCATTTGAGGTTCAGTATTAAAAAAGTGAGGAGATGCTCGTATAATTTTTTTATCCATAATTTCTCTTACAGCCAAAATGATATTTTGTTTTTCTAGTCTGTCTACAGCTTCTTGGGAATCAAATCCTTTAATGTTAAATGAAACAATACTAGTTCTAAGATTTTGATCATCAGGTCCATACAACATAATATTTGGAATTTTTGATAATTCTTCTCTAAACAAAGTAGAAAGATACTGAATTTTTTCACGGATATTATTCATTCCCAAATTTAACATATAGTTTGCAGATGATGCTAGTCCTACTATTCCAACATAATTTCTAAAACCAGTTTGAAATTTATCTGGCAATTCTTTGAATGCAAGTTTAGAGTCATCATAAATAATTGCCGACTCTCCACCAATTGTTTTTGGTTCTAACAGTTCACTTGATTTTCTGTTGCAGTAGAATAATCCTGTACCCATTGGGCCACAAAGCCATTTAGATCCATTAAAGGACATAAAATCACACTTTATTTTTGATACATCAATATCTCCAATACATCCTATTGTTTGTGCACTATCAAGAAAAAATGGAACTTTGCCATCAAGTATTTTTCCTATTTCTTCTACAGGCAAAATTGAGCCTGTATTATACAAAGCATGACTAAGTGCAACTAATTTTGTATTTTGATTTACAAATAATTCCAAGTCATCTAGTTGAAAAAATCCATTTTCATCAATAGGTAAATTTTGTATTGAAATTTTTTCCTTTAGTTTGATCCAAGGATAAAAATTAGAATGATGTTCATGGGTCATTCCACGAATAATTATGTTTGAATTATCATCAAAGGTTAATCCATTTGCTACAAAATTTATTCCATCAGTTGTACTTTGTGTAAGAATTATTTCATCAGGTTGGCAAGAAATTATTTTTGCTATAGTTTTTCGTACACTTTGTAGTTTTTCAGTAACAAAAGGTTCAGAATCTTTAGAATCAGGACCAATTGAATTGTAAGTAATGAGAAATTCTTTCATGGCCTCAATACTTTGAGTAGGCATTAAAGAAACAGATGCGTTATTTAGATAGATTTTATCTGATACTGGAAAATCACCTGAAATATCTTTTGATATTAAATTCATTATTATATCTGTAAAATCCTAAACTGGTGTTGGATAAAAATCCTGAGCAGATTATAGAAAATGATTTAACAGAAATTCAAATTAAATTTGAACAGAATAATCCCAATATCATATTATGTTCAAAACCATTTCACAAAATTGAATTTCTTAATAGATTAATCAATTCAACTGAGGATCCAGTAATTATTGTGGATATGGATTTGTTATTTACTGGATATATTCAATCTGGAATGATTCCAAAAAAAGAAAATGTGACTATCTTTTCTCCTGATAAAAGAAATTGGGAGAAAAAACTATCTGAAATAATTTCCCAAGTCTCAACAGAGAGATGTTTGGTGATAATTGATTCATTTAACGGAGTATACAATGAGTTTGATGATTTAGAATCAGCCATCTTCATAAATTCATGTGTGATGTTGTTATCTTCAATAGGAAATCATACAAAATCATCTATTTTGATAACAGGAATGGCTAGACAAAAAGAAAACAAGGGATGGGTATTATCTCCAGGTGGAAAACACATCATCAAGTCAGAAAAAACAGGTGTTTATTTTCTTAGAAAAAGTGAAAATCACTTGAAAATTAGATCGTTAGATATTACAGAAGGCAACTTGAAATAAATCAAAGAGGATTTTTGCTAGATATTTCAAGCGATCAGAAATTAAACGCCGTTATAAAATATCAAACGCCGTTATAGAGTGATATTTTTAGGCAAATTATATTAAGAACAAATCAAGAATTAATTTCGTTATGCCAGTAGGAATTATTCCAGACATCAGCGAACAAATGTGTATCGGATGCGCACTATGTGTAGAAATCTGTACCACACTTGGACCAGATGTCCTTAGAGTAAAACCAGTTGAAGGCTGGAAGAGAGGTAAAGCATTTGTCTTCTACCCAGAAAGATGTATTTCTGATGGTGCATGCATTGGTGTATGCCCAACAAAAGCAATCTTTTGGATGCGACCAATGGACTTTACTGTTGGACAACCAGTTCCACTCTACAAGAACTCAGTCTTCGTCAAAGGTTGGACTGAATTAATCGATTAGATTAGTTCATCAATTTTTAATTTCTTTTTATTATTTTAGATTTTAACAGCGCCTGGTGTGTCATCTTTAATTTTTGGTTTTTTCTTTAACCAAAACATTGCAATCAAAAACATAACACCTGGGATTAGAATTATGAATAACATTAATTCGTAATAGGTTGTTAGTCTTTGAGCAGGTTTTGTATGATAAGTTTCGTGAGATGATTTTTCAGGATTATCATAAACAGCCGTGGTAAAATCAACAGAACGTTGTTCTTTACTTTCAACTTCTCCAAAAACAGTAACACTTTCCTCAGCAAAAATTGAGGGAGATTGAATTCCTTCAACTCTTACTATAATAGAACCAGATTCGCTAAAAACAAAATTTCTATAATCTCCCCCAATCTGACTTAATCCTTCATCTCTAAGAATTTCTTTGCCATTTTGAAATATTATAAAATTATATTTCATTTCTGCAAGATTAGAGTTTGTTTGTGGATCATAAAATTGATAAACAAATTGGATTTTTTCATGAGTTTTGATTACAGGAGGATCCCATGTTAGATTAACTTCAATTTTTCTATCTGGAGTATACTGTAATAATGGAAACTCTAGTTTTTTCCCTGTTGCATCATGTGGATAATCAGGAATTTGTTCTTCAACAATTAAAATTCCTTCCATCCATGGATGAATAGTACAATAATAAGAGAAAGTTCCAGACTCTTCAAATTTGTATGACCAAGATTCTCCTGGCATAAATCTACCACTATCAAAAACACCGTCAGGTTTTCCAAAGTTATCACTCATCCAACCAAATCTTCCAGAGCCTTCTCCACTTGTAACAGTATGACCTTCTTTATCATCATTATACCAAGTAACTGTATCACCAGCAGTTACAAACAGTTGAGGAGGATCATACCATACTTCAGCTACTGTATTTAGTTCAGGATTGTATGCTCCTATTGGAATATCAATAATGTATTCATCAGAATAGGCAAAAGAGGGTATGGCTACCAATAGAAAAATAATTGAAAATAGTAAAAATTTCATATTTTAGAGGCACAATTTAGTTAATTAAACACTTGATGTCATTTTCAATATTGCAAGTAATTATCAATTCAAAGAATTACTACAGGCATAATATACCTAAGAAGAGTTGATATTCCTATAGAATAAACATAGAACAAAAATGTCAATTTCATTTAATCTTGGTAAAAAACTCATTTTCTTAGTACTCATTGTATCTATTGTTACTTTATCCATTACAGCATTTCTTAGTTTCAATTATGCTGATCAAATCCTAAAAGAAAGGGCAGGAGATCAATTACTGGGAGAATCCATAGTTAGAGGAGACACACTAAGATTACTTTTTGAATCAAGAATTGAACAAAATAATATTCTTGCAAATGATCCTATGATTCAGTTACTAGTTTCTGAAATGAATCAGATTCCAGAAGATGAACTAAAAGAATTCAAAGAAAGTAATCGAAGAGACTTTCTAATTCAAGTTCAAGCATTTCAAGAATTAATTGGATTCTCTATTGGTTTTGAGGATACAAAAATAATTGGCAGTAATGGAAAAGTATTCTTTTCTCTAAGTGGAATTTCTGATGAAAATTTTATTGGAGATAAATTTTTTCAGAGAGGGTTAAAAGAATCGTTTATAGAATTTGAATCAGCTGAAGTAGGTAAAAAAATGATTGTGGTATCACCTATTTTTGCGGATGATAGTAAAATTGGAGATGAACCAATTGGCGTAATCATTTCAAGAATGAGAACAGCTTCAATCGATAATGTTCTAATCAACAGAAGTGGATTAGGGGAATCTGGTGAAGTTTACATTGTAAATAATCAATTTTTAATGTTATCTGAATCTAGATTTTTAGAAAATGTTGTTTTCCAACAAAAAGTTGATACTTTTGCTGTCCAACAATGTTTCAATAACGGGGAAGAATTTTTAGGATTTTATGAAGATTATAGAAATGTTCCAATTTATGGATCATCATATTGTGCAGATGATTTAGGCATAGTATTACTAGTTGAAATTGATAAAGCTGAAGTTGAAAAACCAATTGATATTCTTCAAGATAGAATATTTCAAACTGGAATAGTCATCACCATAGGAATGGGAATTGCTGCTTTTGGAATATCAAAATCACTTTCTAGACCACTTCTCAAACTGAAAAGTGCTGCCAACAAAATTGCTAGTGGAGATTTTGAAGTAAGGACCAACATTACAACGGGTGATGAAATTGGTGAATTATCTCATGCATTTGATTCAATGGCACAAAAATTACAAGAATCATTAATCGAAATTAAAGAAAAAGAAGATGTGATTAAACAGCAGGAAGACATATTGTTGAAATTTTCTCAACATGAACAAAATGATTGTGTAGGCGTTATTGATATGACAGACTCTACTAGAATATCATCAAAATTATCTGATGATGATGTTAGTAAAATGTACGAAATTTTTCTCAACTTCATGGCAAAAATTGTTAGAAAACATAATGGAGAAGTAGTAAAAAATATTGGAGATGCTCTGATGTTTAGATTTGCAAATGTTGATTCAAAAGATACTGCTGCAATGAAAAATATTTTAGAATGTTGTTTGAGTATGATTGAAGCTCATGATGAACTGAAAAAAGAACTTAATGCTGAAAATATTGATGCTTTAGATTACAAAATTAGTGCAACATATGGTGCTGTTAAAGTAGCAGAGAGCACCACTTCAAAAATTTCAGATATTTTTGGTCCAACAGTAAACAGATGTTTTAAAATAAATTCACTTTGTCCTAAAAACAGCATAGTAGTTGGCATCAATCTATATGAAATATTGAAAGACTTTGATGAATACGAATTTACACAGTTTTGTTCCATTGAAATGAAGAAGAAATATGGTTACAGTATTTTTGAAGTTAGAAGAAAATAATATTTTTAATTTGAAAACGGATTTTTTGAGGCTAGATTTAGCTATTATTCAGAATTTTTTAGCGTAGCATGAATAAAATCAATTATTTTCAAATAGTCTGCTCTGGGTTCAGTACTTATCATAAATATTTCACTTGAGTTAATTGGAATACTAATCATTGTAACTTTTTCATATTCTGTAATTGATGATTTTTCAGAACCAATTTTGTATGCCAAGTTAGTGTAAAGATCTCTTTTTTGTAAAGCATAATGAATTGACATGTTTACCTCATCGCCAACCAACATCTTTTCAACATTTTCTTTATGTCCACCTGCAATCATCTCACCCTTACTATTTGCGACACCTGCAAATCGTATTTGAGAATCTAGATCAAGTACCTGTTTTGATAAATCATCAAAGTTTACTGTCAGTTTTTATCACTCTTAGATTTCTTTTTGAATAGTATTTCATCCTTTTCTTGTAACTCATCTGTATAATCATCCATATCTAACAAGAATTCTTCCTCATCAGAATACGCAGATTCAGCATGTTCACTAATGTCTAGACCAATATCTTCAACTTCAGCTGAA is a window encoding:
- a CDS encoding dual specificity protein phosphatase 23 — its product is MSKPGNIWRKVHGKIAKKPTNFSWLIEEKLAGSGIPTSYDEFDWLMNQGVKSIVTMTEQALPDDWVKHIGYLHVPTPDLTAPDMDRIDSAVDFIHEQIKNEQAVMVHCAAGMGRAGTILACYFIKYEKFSADNAIKKIRDERPGSIQSEVQELAIGFYEKHVRN
- a CDS encoding cyclase family protein, which gives rise to MKPIDLSLTISESIPSFPGSPTPQFIDWSDIKSDGYNLELLFLSSHTGTHLDAPYHFDKKGPKINQIPLERLIGKGILIKLKKSRNSSITKSDIISFEKKNGEIPDHSSLFFYTGWQKNLKKQNYFTENPGLDASAAKYFVSKKINLVGIDSPSIDIGKDESFSVHHILSKNNILIVENLTNMNKIKSIGFTFTILPLKLKDATGSPVRAVAS
- a CDS encoding Lrp/AsnC ligand binding domain-containing protein; the protein is MPTAYVLLNSDLGSDESIINEVKQILAEEDIKFEVQGVYGVYDIVLKLTSNDAEKLRAIITNKVRKISKVQSTLTMMVIEEQDNL
- a CDS encoding aminotransferase class V-fold PLP-dependent enzyme; its protein translation is MNLISKDISGDFPVSDKIYLNNASVSLMPTQSIEAMKEFLITYNSIGPDSKDSEPFVTEKLQSVRKTIAKIISCQPDEIILTQSTTDGINFVANGLTFDDNSNIIIRGMTHEHHSNFYPWIKLKEKISIQNLPIDENGFFQLDDLELFVNQNTKLVALSHALYNTGSILPVEEIGKILDGKVPFFLDSAQTIGCIGDIDVSKIKCDFMSFNGSKWLCGPMGTGLFYCNRKSSELLEPKTIGGESAIIYDDSKLAFKELPDKFQTGFRNYVGIVGLASSANYMLNLGMNNIREKIQYLSTLFREELSKIPNIMLYGPDDQNLRTSIVSFNIKGFDSQEAVDRLEKQNIILAVREIMDKKIIRASPHFFNTEPQMLEVIDAIKKL
- a CDS encoding ATP-binding protein; protein product: MPVGIIPDISEQMCIGCALCVEICTTLGPDVLRVKPVEGWKRGKAFVFYPERCISDGACIGVCPTKAIFWMRPMDFTVGQPVPLYKNSVFVKGWTELID
- a CDS encoding cupredoxin domain-containing protein; this encodes MKFLLFSIIFLLVAIPSFAYSDEYIIDIPIGAYNPELNTVAEVWYDPPQLFVTAGDTVTWYNDDKEGHTVTSGEGSGRFGWMSDNFGKPDGVFDSGRFMPGESWSYKFEESGTFSYYCTIHPWMEGILIVEEQIPDYPHDATGKKLEFPLLQYTPDRKIEVNLTWDPPVIKTHEKIQFVYQFYDPQTNSNLAEMKYNFIIFQNGKEILRDEGLSQIGGDYRNFVFSESGSIIVRVEGIQSPSIFAEESVTVFGEVESKEQRSVDFTTAVYDNPEKSSHETYHTKPAQRLTTYYELMLFIILIPGVMFLIAMFWLKKKPKIKDDTPGAVKI
- a CDS encoding HAMP domain-containing protein, coding for MSISFNLGKKLIFLVLIVSIVTLSITAFLSFNYADQILKERAGDQLLGESIVRGDTLRLLFESRIEQNNILANDPMIQLLVSEMNQIPEDELKEFKESNRRDFLIQVQAFQELIGFSIGFEDTKIIGSNGKVFFSLSGISDENFIGDKFFQRGLKESFIEFESAEVGKKMIVVSPIFADDSKIGDEPIGVIISRMRTASIDNVLINRSGLGESGEVYIVNNQFLMLSESRFLENVVFQQKVDTFAVQQCFNNGEEFLGFYEDYRNVPIYGSSYCADDLGIVLLVEIDKAEVEKPIDILQDRIFQTGIVITIGMGIAAFGISKSLSRPLLKLKSAANKIASGDFEVRTNITTGDEIGELSHAFDSMAQKLQESLIEIKEKEDVIKQQEDILLKFSQHEQNDCVGVIDMTDSTRISSKLSDDDVSKMYEIFLNFMAKIVRKHNGEVVKNIGDALMFRFANVDSKDTAAMKNILECCLSMIEAHDELKKELNAENIDALDYKISATYGAVKVAESTTSKISDIFGPTVNRCFKINSLCPKNSIVVGINLYEILKDFDEYEFTQFCSIEMKKKYGYSIFEVRRK
- a CDS encoding DUF6659 family protein gives rise to the protein MTVNFDDLSKQVLDLDSQIRFAGVANSKGEMIAGGHKENVEKMLVGDEVNMSIHYALQKRDLYTNLAYKIGSEKSSITEYEKVTMISIPINSSEIFMISTEPRADYLKIIDFIHATLKNSE